The DNA region AGGTTCCGCAACTCTACTGGTTCCAGCCAATCGCGTTGCTTCATTGCATCTCGCAATAGCTTCGATTTTGGTCCTTCATACGGTCTTGACAGTGAATTTGCTTGCTCCAATTGAAGAGCGATGAGGCGTTTTCACACAAAGAACGCAACGTGTTGTTCCGACATCGATTGAGAATTATTATACGTCAACAGAAGACAATCCCCGGCCCTGAATAATCCAGTACTCCCATGCGTTACAGCGCCACGCTCCGACCTTCTCCAGATGCAACATCTCCAAATACACGGGACAATAGAAGAAAAACCAGAGGGCCAATAAAAATACAATCTCAGAGAAAAGCCTCCCTGCCCCTGGACAAATCTCAGTTGATGCCCAGCATGGACGACTTCCGCCGCTCCGGACGCTCCTCGAGCTGCCTGCGGTACGCGTCCAGCTCCATCGTCGCCCACACGAGCGCGATCTTGCCCTTGTCGAAGCGGTACATGCAGTGCTCGTGGAACTTGACGGCCTTGCCGTTGGGCCGCGCGCCGGCGAACTCGGCCACCGGCGTGCCCGTGATCTGCAGCCGCGCGGCGACCTGCtgcgtctcgtcgtcgacgagcagcTCCTGGATCTCGAAGCGCAGGCCCGAGATGGCCTCCCGgctgccctcgacgccgcgccGGTACTCCTCGAGCGGCATGACGCGGTCGTTGTGCCGCACCTCGCGCCGGCAGCAGCGCGGGAACTCGGCGGCCGTGGTGCCGTGGTTGACGCTCGCGATGTACCGGCGGTACacggcggccaggtcgacGGGCTCCCGCGGCGTGCTGCGCGTGAGGAAGCGCGGcgtgacggcggcctcgggcgtCTGCAGGCGGATGCCGTCGTTGTCCTGCAGCGTGAGCATGCGGGCGATCTTGCCCTGGGCGTCGAACCAGACGAAGCACTGCTCGTCGAACTCGTACGTCGTGCCGGGCTTGTCGACGAACAtcatggcgtcggcgagggcgacgcggTTGATGTAGcgcacggcgacggcgcgggcctTCTTGTCGACGAGCAGGGTGTCGATCTTGATGCGGAAGctggcgagggcctcgacgcgCGAGCGCAGCCGGTCGATGTGCTCCTCGCGGGTCTGGGTGCGGTTGTTGCGCTCGAGGGTGTCGGCGAGGTAGTTGCCGATGACGTCGAACCGGCGGTTGTTGAGGCAGTCGAGGTACTCGCGCAGGCGGGCGCCAATGTCGACCTGAATTcccttgccgtcgccgttcCACCGCTTCGAAGACGGGCTCCTGCTCTTGCGTCGCGGCTCGCCggcagtggcggcggcggcggcggcgggggtaTTGTGAGGGTTGAGCTCTTGGGCGAGGCCGGGGAACTCGGAGGCCTTGTGGTTGGGGGACTCGGGTGGCGGCGTGAGCATGCTCTCGTGGGAGAAGCATGGCGCCTCGTATTCCTCCATGGTCACCGTGGACATCTTCATGGTACCTTGCGGCGTGGTTGTGAGAGCGGTTTGGTCTGTGTGACAATCGACTGTGACGAGAGCATGTGTTTCCTGGGGGGTGCGAGGTGTGCAAAGTGCGCGATGAGTGTTGGTAGGAAAAGATGGCGATGCGAGCTAGATTGTATTATTTACTGGCCGTTGAAACGAAAGCTGGCCGCGGCGCGGAATGTGTTTTTATAGAAGAGCCCCGAGTGACAGCAGCATgcataggtaggtagcttCTGCTTGTCGGTCATCGGGCGCAGATCGCAGATCGGCTTTTGATTTAAGGGGAATGGATTACTTCAACATGATTGCACTGGCactggagggggggagacaAGCGAACGGAGCAAAAGCTCAGCAAATGTCCGGATACATAGATACCCTAGATACCCAAGGCGTGGCAGTGATAGCCCAGGTCAACCCAACAggccacgccgccgacgccgacggtaTTGGGGCGTGACCATGAGTACAGTACAGCTAGGCTGGTGGTGACATGGGATACATGTAAAGCCTAGGTAGCCACAAGCAAGGGGCAgcagggggggagagaaaataaaaataaagaAGCGACGGCAGGGTGAAGATCTTTCTCAGCAGTTCCAAACGCGCCTAGAACGCCACGCTCTCACGCGGGCATGACGTACGAATCCCCGCATTTTTCTCGCACTCTGGACGCGCTCGTTCCTTTGGTGgtggcgaggcgggcgacaCATAGCcagggggggtggatggagggatggatggatagaCGGACGGATTCTGCAGAAATAAACCcgttttttcttttcgttTCTGCCAAGTCGTAGGCCGCGCGGACCGCCAGAACaacatcccatcccatccctcctccccatcaAATTAACCCCCAATAGTCAAACCTTCCCATCACGATCAACAGGAGAAAAAGGTCCGCcaaactctctctctcgtcctcgtcgagttcTCGTCGGACACACAGAGCTTCATCACCCCGCACGGCCAGTTGGGGATGGCGTCTCTCGTAACGATGGCAGGGGGGTGACCAGCCAGACCGACCCCGCGTTCACCATCGGCTTTGGCTGTTCATGATGCCCCGTTACTGGCGTCAGACATTGGAGGAAAACCGCCACTGACACTGACACTAAACAAAAACTTCCTTCATCGGCAATGGAAGTACAGACACACTACGTACATATGTACACTGAATCAAGCTCAACAAAAATATGGACACCCGTTGAATCAATCACACCActtcctccctcccgccCCACTCCATCCTCGATTGCCGGGAAGCCGAACGCACGGCCCCGCCCGCGTCGGATGGTGGATCCTCTCCCGTGCCGGGGTTCCCTCAGCAGGTGAACGGGGCCGGTCCCGGGTTCGTGtagctcgtcggcgtcggccagtACAGCTGGAACAGGATCCCCGGGTCCGTCGACTTGTACGCACCGGGGAACGACACGAGGCCTGTCGGGATGGTGCTCCCGCCGCCCGACACCGACACCTGCGCGCACGCCACGTAGAACTGCGCCCCGccctccgtcgccgccccgTGCAGCCCGATGTGCTCGACCCGGACGAGGTATTCGCCCGACGCGATGCAAGACGGGATCTTGGCCGAGAGCACTTGGCTGTCTTTGTGACGTTGATTTTTGTCAGCATGTACGTGTGATGTGTTGCATCCACAAgtccctctttttttttttttttccacTTTCTCCTCTTTTGATtttctcccctctcctctttATGGCTTTTTTTCCTCCTTTTCTTGCAACACTGAATCAGCCTTACGGGGATGAGAGCTGTCTGCGACTCGACAAACTCTCCACAAGCGTCCACATATTATCATGGACGGCCCCTTTTCTTTTGAAACCCGCAAAACTTTTCCCATCCGGTTTTCTCTCCTTGCTGGAGTTCCCCATGGCACGGAGTCAGAGTCTCGCTCCGACAACCCTCCTCGCATGATTCTCACTGGAGAacctttcttttttcccgGTCCCGCGTGTCACAAAAACCGGAGAACGAAGAGAAAatagaaaaaaagaagaaagaaagaaaaactcACTGAATGAGGCCCACTCCAGCCCGCTGCTCGTGACCGTTGGCCGCTCGTGGTGAATCTTGAACCACACAGCCCCACTGCCGtcccacgtcgccgccgtcttccccgCCGGCACCTTGGCCATCCACAGGCTCGCCGGCCCCGGGTGTCCCACGACCCCGTTGGCCGCGAACCCGAtcgtcgagcccgccgtCACGGGCACCGTCGCCACCGCGCCCCTGTCCTTGGCGTCCGCCTCGTAGCAGCGGATCTGCGTCGACGAGACGCCGTCCGTCGGCCCGTTGGTGTAGAAGTTGAGCGTCTTGCGCACGCTCTGCCACTCGGGGTACGTCGTGCCGCCGTACACGAGCCGGCCAAAGGTGTCTGGGAGGAAGAAGCGTTAGTTGGGCGTCGGGCGAGGCGGGGGTTTCCCTCTCTGCGGTCTGCGGTCTGCCGCGTTACGAGACACGCTTACAATGGGCTTCGGCCGAGGCTGCGGCCAAGGCCACGAGGGTAGCAGAGAACTTCATTGTGCCTCTTGGGGACGACCGGAAGCTGGCAGTAGGTTCGGTATTTCACTGTATCTCAAGATGTCCAGGTGATGGCCTCTTCTGATCATTTATTGACATTTAGCACCAAGGCGTCGAAGAGGGGCCTTTAAATACTCCGTAACTCTCctcgaacccccccccccccccgatgGTGCCTCCTCATCACGCCAGCATTCGACAGAAAAACGCCAATACTGTTAATATCAGAACGATGTTTCCGTATCCCGGTGGAAATGACGGTGCCCATATTCCACGAATCTCCATCACCGGACCTCGAACGCCATGCCGGGCCCGGAGTCGAGCCTCCGAGAAAGGGTGACACCGCAACCCCTGCCCTCTCCCACACGGGCAACCCGCCAAGATCCACTGTATTGAACGTGTGACACCTCCGCTTCCCCGGGTAAAATAGAGTAGAAACTGTACCCATCGGAAGACCGCCCGTCGGCGTTGTGTCGGCAGCTCTCCTCCGCCAAGACCAGTGTGGGAGTTGAtctgccgtcttccccgacgacgtccaTACAAAAGCCGCTTGAGAAGGCCTTAGCGCCCCTTTATATTGGGTATCACTAGGAAATCTCGTGACACAAGTCTTAAGGTGAGTGATGGTCACCTAGCCGGCTGTTTGTGGTGTTGGAGTTGGCGGTTCAACCTGTGCATCGAACGTCGGGGTTTGCCCATTTTTTCAGGCTCTCAGACGTGTTGGTTTATTCCCACGCACTTCGTCGTAAGATTTAATCCCATAATGTAAGCTTTGTTGCCGGTCCTCGTATGTTGAAAGTGACTGATGCGGAAATGGCAAATTCTCATATGCTCGTATTCTTCACAACCCAATACCTGCCCACATCGTTTCAACTCGCCAGGTTGCTGATTAACGCCTGGTTCTATCTGGAGGTAGTGTCGGTCTTGACATGATGCAGAATCCTAAATCAGGCCATGTTTCTACAAGAGAGGTAGTAACAAGTTTCCTGCCCAACTCCGTTGCACATTGTCAGCTAACAGTTATCGGAAAACTTCCATTTGGTCACATCATGGGACCATTCGCCAATGCCCGTCTCCTGTTTACTTTTATCTGGGCCCCAGAAAGAGGGAAAGCCG from Colletotrichum higginsianum IMI 349063 chromosome 4, whole genome shotgun sequence includes:
- a CDS encoding SnoaL-like polyketide cyclase is translated as MEEYEAPCFSHESMLTPPPESPNHKASEFPGLAQELNPHNTPAAAAAATAGEPRRKSRSPSSKRWNGDGKGIQVDIGARLREYLDCLNNRRFDVIGNYLADTLERNNRTQTREEHIDRLRSRVEALASFRIKIDTLLVDKKARAVAVRYINRVALADAMMFVDKPGTTYEFDEQCFVWFDAQGKIARMLTLQDNDGIRLQTPEAAVTPRFLTRSTPREPVDLAAVYRRYIASVNHGTTAAEFPRCCRREVRHNDRVMPLEEYRRGVEGSREAISGLRFEIQELLVDDETQQVAARLQITGTPVAEFAGARPNGKAVKFHEHCMYRFDKGKIALVWATMELDAYRRQLEERPERRKSSMLGIN
- a CDS encoding Glycosyl hydrolase family 61, with amino-acid sequence MKFSATLVALAAASAEAHYTFGRLVYGGTTYPEWQSVRKTLNFYTNGPTDGVSSTQIRCYEADAKDRGAVATVPVTAGSTIGFAANGVVGHPGPASLWMAKVPAGKTAATWDGSGAVWFKIHHERPTVTSSGLEWASFNSQVLSAKIPSCIASGEYLVRVEHIGLHGAATEGGAQFYVACAQVSVSGGGSTIPTGLVSFPGAYKSTDPGILFQLYWPTPTSYTNPGPAPFTC